A DNA window from Candidatus Sulfidibacterium hydrothermale contains the following coding sequences:
- a CDS encoding SDR family oxidoreductase yields MKDKVVVITGASSGIGKALAYTFSRKGSSVFLGARNVEALKKITDEIVAEGGKAAFAPLDVTDEAACKDFILKAHDTFGKIDVLINNAGISMRALFADTTPDVLKKVMDVNFWGTVYCTKYALPFLLETKGSVVAVSSVAGIKGLPGRTGYSASKFAIHGFMESLRIENLKTGLHVLMAYPGFTASNIRNTALTADGSQQGKSPLEEGKIMPAEEVAEHIYRAVKKRKRSMVLTSEGKLTVLLSKFFTGFLDKLVYNHMAKEPDSPFK; encoded by the coding sequence ATGAAGGATAAGGTAGTGGTGATTACTGGAGCAAGTTCCGGGATTGGTAAAGCTTTGGCATATACCTTCTCCCGTAAGGGATCTTCGGTGTTTTTAGGCGCCCGCAATGTGGAAGCATTGAAAAAGATTACGGATGAGATTGTTGCCGAAGGAGGAAAAGCCGCTTTTGCACCTTTAGATGTCACTGACGAAGCAGCTTGCAAGGATTTTATTTTGAAAGCACACGACACTTTTGGAAAAATTGACGTGCTTATCAATAATGCCGGAATTTCCATGCGGGCTTTGTTTGCAGACACCACACCTGACGTATTAAAAAAAGTGATGGATGTTAATTTTTGGGGAACGGTGTATTGCACCAAGTATGCTTTGCCTTTTCTGCTTGAAACCAAAGGTTCGGTTGTTGCCGTTTCGTCGGTAGCCGGCATCAAAGGGCTCCCCGGAAGAACCGGTTATTCGGCTTCTAAATTTGCGATCCATGGCTTTATGGAGAGTCTGCGTATCGAAAATTTAAAAACGGGACTTCATGTTTTAATGGCATATCCCGGATTTACGGCTTCCAACATCCGAAATACCGCGCTGACAGCCGATGGCTCACAGCAGGGAAAATCACCGTTGGAAGAAGGGAAGATTATGCCTGCCGAAGAAGTGGCTGAACACATCTACCGGGCAGTGAAAAAAAGAAAACGATCGATGGTGTTGACTTCAGAAGGAAAACTGACAGTGCTCCTGAGTAAATTTTTTACCGGATTTCTGGATAAGCTG